TCAGCGCTCGAACTTGATGGGCTTGGGCGAGGCACTCTTGGGGTAGACGGGCACGAACTTACCGTTCTGCACCTGCTGCGCGACCATTTCGAGCGGGCTCTGGTTCTTGAAGCCGTCGAAGTCCTTGAATTCGATCGGGCCGAAGGCGGTGTTCATCTTGATGCCGCCCAGCGCGGCCTTGACCTTCTCGCGGTCGGTACCACCGGCGCGCTTGATGGCTTCGGCCGCCACGATCACGCCCGCGTAGGCCTGCGCCGCGTGGTAGGTTGGTTCACCCTTGAGGGCCTTGGTCAGGTCGACGTTGAGTTTCTGCGTCCCGGCGTAGCGCAGTTCGGGCACCCAGGCCGTCGCGGTGACGACGCTCTCGGCGGCGTCACCGGCCCCCTTGATGAAGTCAGGCAGGGCGAAGCCCGCCGCGCCGCCCGCGAAGATGCGGGGTTTCACGCCCACCTCGCGCGCCTGACGCATCAGGGCGACCGAGTCCTCGGCGTAGCTGACCATGAAGACCGCGTCGGGGTTCTTGCCACGGATGCGGTTCAGGACCGGGCGGAAGTCGTTGATGCCGCGGTCGTAGCTCTGGTTCTCGACGAGCTGGATGCCGTATTCCTTGCCGATTTCCACGGCGGCTTCCGCGACCGACTTCTCGAAGGCGCCGGTTCCGGCGATCATCGCGACGGTCTTGATCTTGTTGTCGCGGAAGATGTTGAAAATGGCGCGGGCGTATTCGGTCGCAGGCTGGTTGAGGCGGTAGATGTAATCGTTGCCGGGCTTGGTGATGTCGTCACCGCTGGAGGTCACGACCAGCACCGGCACCTTCTGCCGGGCGAGGTACTGCGCCTGCGCCTTGACGAGGCTCGAGGAGTACTCGTTGATGACAATTGGCACACCAGCGTTCACGAGCCGCTCGGCGGCGGCGAGGCCCTTGTTGACGTCGCTGGCGTTGTCCTCGATGATCAGCTCGATCTTCTTGCCGTTCACGCCGCCTTTGCGGTTGACTTCGTCCACGCCGACCTTGAAACCGGCGAGCTGCTGCTTGCCGAATTCGGCGAAGCGGCCCGTCACCGAGGTGA
The Deinococcus peraridilitoris DSM 19664 genome window above contains:
- a CDS encoding ABC transporter substrate-binding protein, giving the protein MKKFVVITTLALASSALAQDTIKIGAITSVTGRFAEFGKQQLAGFKVGVDEVNRKGGVNGKKIELIIEDNASDVNKGLAAAERLVNAGVPIVINEYSSSLVKAQAQYLARQKVPVLVVTSSGDDITKPGNDYIYRLNQPATEYARAIFNIFRDNKIKTVAMIAGTGAFEKSVAEAAVEIGKEYGIQLVENQSYDRGINDFRPVLNRIRGKNPDAVFMVSYAEDSVALMRQAREVGVKPRIFAGGAAGFALPDFIKGAGDAAESVVTATAWVPELRYAGTQKLNVDLTKALKGEPTYHAAQAYAGVIVAAEAIKRAGGTDREKVKAALGGIKMNTAFGPIEFKDFDGFKNQSPLEMVAQQVQNGKFVPVYPKSASPKPIKFER